From a single Sinomonas atrocyanea genomic region:
- a CDS encoding biotin-dependent carboxyltransferase family protein: MACEVKSPGLSTTIQDQGRPGYYNVGIPEGGSMDQYSAAMANALVGNPAEEAVLECTYLGPVLRFTEPATIAVTGAPVPIKVNGEERPEWTRLGLEAGDELSFGPLRAGTRYYIAFAGGIDVPEVLGSRSTYILGGIGGLNGRKLEAGDVVPVGQADAPAAGAPTLPEEFRPAYGKEQTVRVVMGLYDHRLTAAGRESLLSGEWKVTPVADRMGIRYSGPGVEWREREQPFGAGSDPSNIVDAGYAVGSIQIPGGTQPIILHRDAVSGGGYAMVATVISADMDLLARAAPGTSTHFVEVTLDEALEARKERSAFTARALAALGMP; this comes from the coding sequence ATGGCATGTGAGGTCAAGAGCCCCGGCCTGTCCACCACGATCCAGGACCAGGGGCGCCCCGGGTACTACAACGTGGGCATTCCCGAGGGCGGCTCGATGGACCAGTATTCGGCAGCCATGGCGAACGCCCTCGTCGGAAACCCCGCGGAGGAGGCCGTCCTCGAGTGCACCTACCTCGGCCCGGTCCTGCGGTTCACCGAGCCTGCGACCATTGCGGTGACCGGGGCGCCGGTTCCCATCAAGGTCAACGGCGAAGAGCGCCCGGAGTGGACGCGCCTGGGTCTCGAGGCAGGGGACGAGCTCAGCTTCGGGCCGCTGCGCGCCGGGACCCGCTACTACATCGCCTTCGCCGGCGGCATCGACGTTCCCGAGGTCCTGGGGAGCCGGTCCACGTACATCCTCGGCGGAATCGGGGGCCTGAACGGCCGCAAGCTGGAGGCGGGCGACGTCGTCCCGGTCGGCCAGGCGGACGCCCCCGCCGCGGGCGCCCCGACCCTTCCTGAAGAGTTCCGGCCCGCCTACGGCAAGGAGCAGACGGTCCGGGTTGTCATGGGCCTCTACGACCACCGGCTCACCGCCGCCGGCCGCGAGAGCCTCCTGTCGGGCGAGTGGAAGGTCACCCCAGTGGCCGATCGCATGGGCATCCGCTACTCCGGCCCCGGCGTCGAGTGGCGCGAGCGCGAGCAGCCGTTCGGGGCGGGCTCTGACCCCTCGAACATCGTCGACGCAGGCTACGCGGTCGGCTCGATCCAGATCCCGGGCGGGACCCAGCCGATCATCCTGCACCGGGACGCGGTCTCGGGAGGCGGCTACGCGATGGTCGCGACCGTGATCAGCGCCGACATGGACCTGTTGGCCCGCGCCGCCCCAGGGACCTCGACGCACTTCGTCGAAGTGACCCTCGATGAGGCCCTCGAGGCGCGCAAGGAACGTTCGGCCTTCACCGCCCGCGCGCTCGCCGCCCTCGGCATGCCATAG
- a CDS encoding 5-oxoprolinase subunit B family protein: MSTPALEREARYTWGGDEFLFVEVDEAMSLAANFKVMTLASKLSGAALEGVTDICPANASLLIRFNPDVLAPSVLEATVRGFEQDAAGGGAETLATRIVEVPVWYDDPFTAEVAQRFREGFHQEPSGTDLDYAAKVNGLTDAAEFIRRHHEQPWLVSMVGFVAGLPFLFQLVERQKQLEVPKYLSPRTDTPRLTVGHGGCFGAIYSVRGAGGYQMFGVAAAPIYDPAQTLADFKDFMVFFRPGDIVKFKPVTEQEYAAIQAEVENGTFRYRQAPVVFELNKALEDPERYNRELMEALDGM; encoded by the coding sequence ATGAGCACCCCGGCCCTCGAACGCGAGGCCCGCTACACCTGGGGCGGCGACGAGTTCCTCTTCGTCGAAGTGGACGAGGCCATGAGCCTTGCCGCGAACTTCAAGGTCATGACCCTGGCCTCCAAGCTCTCAGGGGCGGCCCTGGAGGGCGTGACCGACATCTGCCCGGCCAACGCATCCCTCCTCATCCGCTTCAACCCGGACGTCCTCGCTCCCTCGGTCCTCGAGGCGACCGTCCGCGGGTTCGAGCAGGACGCGGCGGGCGGGGGCGCCGAGACGCTCGCGACCCGCATCGTCGAGGTGCCGGTCTGGTACGACGACCCGTTCACCGCCGAGGTCGCCCAGCGGTTCCGCGAAGGGTTCCACCAAGAGCCTTCAGGCACCGACCTCGACTACGCCGCCAAGGTCAACGGGCTCACGGACGCCGCCGAATTCATCCGGCGGCACCACGAGCAGCCGTGGCTGGTCTCCATGGTCGGGTTCGTGGCCGGCCTGCCGTTCCTGTTCCAGCTCGTGGAGCGGCAGAAGCAGCTCGAGGTCCCGAAGTACCTGAGCCCCCGCACCGACACCCCCCGGCTGACTGTAGGCCACGGCGGCTGCTTCGGCGCCATCTACTCGGTCCGGGGCGCCGGTGGATACCAGATGTTCGGCGTCGCCGCGGCCCCGATCTACGACCCGGCACAGACCCTCGCCGACTTCAAGGACTTCATGGTCTTCTTCCGACCCGGCGACATCGTCAAGTTCAAGCCGGTCACCGAGCAGGAGTACGCCGCGATCCAGGCCGAGGTCGAGAACGGAACCTTCCGCTACAGGCAGGCACCTGTTGTCTTCGAGCTGAACAAGGCCCTCGAAGACCCGGAGCGCTACAACCGAGAACTGATGGAGGCCCTCGATGGCATGTGA
- a CDS encoding acetyl-CoA carboxylase biotin carboxylase subunit, giving the protein MRKLFIANRGEIAVRIARTAKEMGIATAVGVSEADLGSLAAQAADENVVLGPAPAAASYLNHDAVIGAALELGCDAVHPGYGFLSENAAFARTVDAAGLIWVGPPAEAIEMMGNKAEAREAARRAGVPVLKGTDGPLDPEADALEIARAIGYPLVVKASAGGGGRGIRFVHDESELLRTIDMARGEAAAVFGDPTVYLERFVESARHVEVQILGDGSSFIHLGDRDCSMQRRSQKVIEEAPAPDLPDSVRQRMRESSVELARQCGYRGAGTVEFLYDPVRQEAAFIEMNTRIQVEHPITEQITGVDLVREQLLIAYDGVMSLSQEDVAFRGHAIECRINAEDPDNNFFPSPGRIVRLAWPQGPGIRVDSGVGEGSVVTPFYDSMLAKLIVHADDRPAAITAALQALAETEIEGIKTTIPMHSKLLSRPEFADVAHHSKFIETAPDMLEAS; this is encoded by the coding sequence ATGAGGAAGCTCTTCATCGCCAACCGGGGCGAGATCGCCGTGCGCATCGCCCGGACCGCCAAGGAGATGGGCATCGCCACGGCTGTGGGCGTGAGCGAGGCGGACCTCGGCTCCCTCGCCGCCCAGGCCGCCGACGAGAACGTGGTCCTCGGCCCCGCACCGGCGGCAGCGAGCTACCTGAATCACGACGCCGTCATCGGCGCCGCCCTGGAGCTGGGCTGCGACGCCGTCCACCCCGGGTACGGCTTCCTCTCCGAGAACGCGGCGTTCGCCCGCACAGTGGACGCCGCGGGGCTGATCTGGGTGGGGCCGCCAGCCGAGGCCATCGAGATGATGGGGAACAAGGCGGAGGCCCGCGAGGCGGCACGCCGGGCCGGCGTTCCGGTGCTCAAGGGCACCGACGGTCCTCTGGACCCCGAGGCCGACGCCCTCGAGATCGCCAGGGCGATCGGCTACCCCCTGGTCGTGAAGGCATCCGCCGGGGGCGGCGGCCGCGGCATCCGCTTCGTCCACGACGAGTCGGAGCTCCTGCGCACGATCGACATGGCACGGGGCGAGGCGGCGGCCGTCTTCGGCGACCCGACCGTCTACCTCGAACGCTTCGTCGAGTCCGCTCGGCACGTCGAGGTCCAGATCCTCGGGGACGGGAGCAGCTTCATCCATCTGGGCGACCGCGACTGCTCCATGCAGCGCCGCTCCCAGAAGGTCATCGAGGAGGCCCCCGCACCCGACCTGCCCGACAGCGTCCGGCAGAGGATGCGGGAGTCCTCCGTCGAACTCGCCCGCCAGTGCGGCTACCGCGGCGCCGGCACCGTCGAATTCCTCTACGACCCCGTCCGGCAGGAAGCGGCCTTCATCGAGATGAACACCCGCATCCAGGTCGAGCACCCCATCACGGAGCAGATCACGGGGGTGGACCTCGTGCGGGAACAGCTGTTGATCGCGTACGACGGGGTGATGTCCCTCTCCCAGGAAGACGTCGCCTTCCGAGGGCACGCCATCGAGTGCCGGATCAATGCGGAGGACCCGGACAACAACTTCTTCCCCAGCCCGGGGCGGATCGTGCGCCTCGCGTGGCCGCAGGGGCCCGGCATCCGCGTCGACAGCGGCGTCGGCGAAGGATCCGTGGTGACGCCCTTCTACGACTCGATGCTCGCCAAGCTCATCGTCCACGCTGACGATCGCCCGGCCGCGATCACCGCCGCGCTGCAGGCCCTGGCGGAGACCGAGATCGAGGGCATCAAGACCACCATCCCCATGCACTCCAAGCTCCTGTCCCGCCCGGAGTTCGCGGACGTGGCCCACCATTCCAAGTTCATCGAGACAGCTCCCGACATGCTGGAGGCATCATGA
- a CDS encoding acetyl-CoA carboxylase has translation MANVISPLPGIFYRKPGPGKEPFVEVGDTIESGQTIGIVEIMKQFTEVQSDTAGVIESFEAADGAMVNPGDTLVVVREGQA, from the coding sequence ATGGCAAACGTCATCTCTCCGCTGCCCGGGATCTTCTACCGCAAGCCCGGGCCCGGCAAGGAACCCTTCGTCGAGGTCGGAGACACTATCGAGTCCGGCCAGACGATCGGCATCGTCGAGATCATGAAGCAGTTCACCGAGGTCCAGTCGGACACCGCCGGTGTCATCGAGTCCTTCGAGGCCGCCGACGGTGCGATGGTCAACCCCGGGGACACCCTCGTGGTGGTGCGCGAGGGGCAGGCATGA
- the pxpA gene encoding 5-oxoprolinase subunit PxpA, protein MPETVTSSTQSRVLLNSDLGEGFGLHEFGNDAELMKLIDVANVACGFHAGDPDVMNRTVGLAAENGVAVGAHPGLPDPTGFGRRRMALTPDEAESVILYQVGALTAFLAKHGLELHHLKPHGALYGMLAGDEELMVAAAGVARQFGVPFYGLAGTAHESVCRAMDVDFVPELYVDLNYGPQGQLLIQRRPEPTDPAAAADRVRRAIVGEPVHAVDGSPLSIEFRSICVHSDAPNSVAVASAVRDVLTNR, encoded by the coding sequence ATGCCAGAAACTGTGACCTCCAGCACGCAGTCACGTGTGCTCCTCAACTCGGACCTGGGCGAGGGCTTCGGGCTCCACGAGTTCGGCAACGACGCCGAGCTCATGAAGCTGATCGACGTCGCGAACGTCGCCTGCGGATTCCACGCCGGGGATCCCGACGTCATGAATCGCACCGTGGGCCTTGCGGCCGAGAATGGCGTGGCCGTGGGAGCCCACCCCGGCCTCCCGGATCCGACCGGATTCGGTCGGCGCCGCATGGCGCTCACCCCGGACGAGGCCGAATCGGTGATCCTCTACCAGGTGGGCGCCCTGACCGCCTTCCTGGCCAAGCACGGACTCGAGCTCCATCACCTCAAGCCCCACGGCGCGCTGTACGGGATGCTCGCCGGCGATGAGGAACTCATGGTTGCGGCGGCAGGAGTCGCGAGGCAGTTCGGCGTTCCGTTCTACGGCCTCGCCGGCACCGCGCACGAATCGGTGTGCCGCGCGATGGACGTCGACTTCGTCCCAGAGCTCTACGTCGACCTCAACTACGGCCCGCAGGGCCAGCTCCTCATCCAGCGTCGCCCCGAGCCGACCGATCCCGCGGCCGCCGCAGACCGGGTGCGGCGGGCCATCGTCGGTGAGCCGGTCCACGCCGTCGACGGCTCGCCCCTCAGCATCGAGTTCCGCAGCATCTGCGTCCACTCGGACGCCCCCAACTCTGTTGCGGTCGCCTCGGCGGTCCGCGACGTCCTCACCAACCGCTGA
- a CDS encoding PucR family transcriptional regulator: protein MPITVANRLCRVELCHVLKGTPSIMLSALLLLTSDRTPMLLRDLSDLPGLDIRLRVGVSDERLSRPIAWCAPTEHMDPTPFLSVNALVLTSGMGLNVTDYRIWDAYVERLVSVPVAGLVFGTGAAHRQLPEGLARACESYELPLFELPPDVPFLLVMRQVEQTLATERYDVHRRGWDLADECTRLAAQGRSLVTVVDRVAESIGARVAVTDESGAELVSAGKAPPGAPRSALRLPSGEPHSFRLQVEGVSSNVLLQPLLGPVAAVLAVQLSYTLGSRTPLHSREAVRFMDALYDEQPIAEATLERLAAEAGFGAGEPWGALLVTAGEDMDRFRLRTLAWRARVRLEEWFRTVRFMEEPTMTTLLVQEPLERVNLLDQARALFADIPQLSVVLTEADNLEELPLALKLARRQTGTAGVRVAPAADLAAIVQSLPHRGLVTMARRLIAPLDSDPTGALRETLESYLRNAANSRKVCDDLFIHRNTLAYRLRRIEHLMGLDLADGEVRATCLLALRVLSEG from the coding sequence ATGCCCATCACCGTAGCCAATCGATTGTGTCGCGTGGAATTGTGCCACGTGCTGAAAGGCACGCCGTCAATTATGCTCAGTGCACTACTGCTTCTCACCTCCGATCGGACGCCCATGCTCCTTCGCGACCTCAGCGACCTCCCGGGGCTCGACATCCGCCTACGGGTGGGGGTCTCGGACGAGCGGCTCTCTCGGCCCATCGCGTGGTGCGCCCCAACCGAACACATGGACCCCACGCCCTTCCTGTCCGTCAACGCCTTGGTGCTGACCAGCGGGATGGGGCTGAACGTCACGGACTACCGCATTTGGGATGCCTACGTGGAGCGCCTAGTCAGCGTGCCAGTGGCTGGTCTCGTCTTCGGGACTGGGGCCGCGCACCGCCAGCTTCCCGAGGGTCTGGCCAGGGCCTGCGAGTCATACGAGCTTCCCCTTTTTGAATTGCCCCCGGACGTTCCGTTCCTTCTCGTGATGCGGCAGGTTGAGCAGACGCTGGCGACAGAGCGCTACGACGTGCACCGCCGTGGGTGGGATCTAGCCGACGAATGCACCCGTCTGGCCGCCCAGGGGCGCTCGCTCGTCACCGTCGTGGACCGAGTGGCGGAATCCATCGGGGCCCGAGTCGCGGTGACAGACGAGAGCGGAGCGGAGCTCGTCAGCGCCGGGAAGGCGCCGCCCGGTGCACCGCGTTCGGCGCTCCGGCTCCCCAGCGGCGAACCGCACTCCTTCAGGCTCCAAGTGGAGGGTGTGAGCAGCAATGTACTGCTCCAGCCCCTGCTGGGCCCCGTGGCCGCCGTGCTCGCCGTGCAGCTCAGCTACACCCTCGGATCGCGGACACCCCTGCATTCCCGCGAGGCCGTCCGCTTCATGGATGCGCTCTACGACGAACAGCCCATTGCTGAGGCGACGCTCGAACGGCTCGCTGCCGAAGCGGGATTCGGGGCGGGCGAGCCGTGGGGCGCGCTCCTCGTCACCGCGGGCGAGGACATGGACCGATTCCGACTGAGGACGCTGGCATGGCGGGCGCGCGTGCGCCTCGAGGAATGGTTTCGCACCGTCCGCTTCATGGAGGAGCCTACGATGACCACGCTCCTCGTCCAGGAGCCGCTCGAGCGCGTGAACCTCCTTGATCAGGCACGGGCCCTCTTCGCCGACATCCCGCAGCTGTCCGTGGTCCTTACCGAGGCAGACAACTTGGAGGAACTGCCCCTCGCCCTCAAGCTCGCCAGACGCCAGACGGGTACAGCCGGAGTCCGAGTTGCCCCCGCGGCCGATCTCGCCGCCATCGTCCAGAGCCTGCCGCATCGAGGACTCGTCACCATGGCGCGTAGGCTCATCGCTCCGCTGGACTCGGACCCCACCGGAGCCCTGCGCGAAACCCTCGAGTCCTACCTGCGCAATGCAGCCAACTCCCGCAAGGTCTGCGACGACCTCTTCATTCACCGCAACACCTTGGCGTACAGACTGCGCAGGATCGAACACCTCATGGGTCTCGATCTCGCCGACGGTGAAGTCCGGGCCACCTGCCTTCTCGCCCTCCGGGTTCTCAGCGAGGGCTGA
- a CDS encoding ChaB family protein, which yields MPKTDKSGKARKDELPSTIERSGAKAQQTFAKAHDSAEETYHDEERAHRVAYSALKHTHEKVGDHWEPKEHKGPSDEQAAGGASTRRETHGGVDANASKQHLYDLAKKLDVPGRSGMTKDQLVEALEKANARKTAQSRKK from the coding sequence ATGCCCAAGACGGACAAGAGCGGAAAGGCGAGGAAGGACGAACTCCCCTCCACCATCGAGCGCTCGGGCGCGAAGGCCCAGCAGACCTTCGCGAAGGCGCACGACTCGGCCGAGGAGACCTACCACGACGAGGAGAGGGCCCACCGCGTCGCCTACTCGGCCCTGAAGCACACCCACGAGAAGGTGGGCGACCACTGGGAGCCCAAGGAGCACAAGGGCCCCTCCGACGAGCAGGCCGCGGGCGGCGCGTCGACCCGCCGCGAGACCCACGGCGGCGTGGACGCCAATGCCTCGAAGCAGCACCTCTACGATCTGGCCAAGAAGCTCGACGTCCCCGGCCGCTCGGGCATGACCAAGGACCAGCTGGTCGAGGCGCTGGAGAAGGCGAACGCCCGGAAGACGGCGCAGAGCCGCAAGAAGTAG
- a CDS encoding glycoside hydrolase family 26 protein, translating into MKKTIRRRDVLLGASLGVAAAALGGTAASASAGALTLSPTSGPTGTAVTVTGTGFPKKAKGSVALGSSSAAVTTSGSGYFQTTITVPGGLSGTAYVSATVGSSSAQAPFTVTAAATVPAPNLNHPLRFGVATPSGYGSAAELDQVATIAGEGPSIVHAYCDWTTSVPTSGLAYGASRGATPLLTWEPWNASVGGTAQPAYALSAIYGGTYDSYIGQWANSLKAYGGQVLLRLAHEMNGNWYPWSEQVNGNAPGDYVKAFQHVRGLFASAGVPNVQWVWCPNVPYTGSTDLAGLYPGDGYVDLVGLDGYNWGTTQSWGSTWVMPDALFGQGLSELAAIAPSKRVLIAETASAEQGGDKATWNQALIQYLSANSSIMGFAWFDLNKEVDWRIDSSSSSASAFAAALAARP; encoded by the coding sequence ATGAAGAAGACGATCCGCCGCCGTGACGTGCTCCTCGGCGCCTCGCTGGGGGTGGCCGCCGCGGCCCTGGGCGGCACCGCCGCGAGCGCGTCCGCCGGGGCCCTCACGCTCAGCCCCACCTCCGGCCCCACCGGCACGGCCGTCACCGTCACCGGGACCGGCTTCCCGAAGAAGGCCAAGGGCAGCGTCGCCCTCGGCTCGTCGTCCGCAGCCGTGACGACGTCCGGCTCGGGCTACTTCCAGACCACCATCACCGTCCCCGGGGGCCTGTCCGGCACCGCGTACGTCTCCGCCACGGTCGGCTCCTCCTCCGCGCAGGCGCCCTTCACCGTCACGGCCGCCGCCACCGTCCCGGCGCCGAACCTGAACCACCCGCTGCGCTTCGGCGTGGCAACGCCCAGCGGCTACGGCTCCGCTGCCGAGCTGGACCAGGTCGCCACGATCGCCGGGGAGGGCCCGTCGATCGTCCACGCCTACTGCGACTGGACGACTTCGGTGCCCACGAGCGGCCTGGCCTACGGGGCCAGCCGCGGCGCGACCCCGCTGCTGACCTGGGAGCCCTGGAACGCCTCGGTCGGCGGCACCGCCCAGCCAGCCTACGCACTCAGCGCGATCTACGGCGGAACCTACGACTCCTACATCGGCCAGTGGGCGAACAGCCTCAAGGCCTACGGCGGCCAGGTGCTGCTGCGCCTCGCCCACGAGATGAACGGGAACTGGTACCCGTGGTCCGAGCAGGTCAACGGCAACGCCCCCGGCGACTACGTGAAGGCCTTCCAGCACGTGCGCGGCCTCTTCGCCTCCGCCGGGGTGCCGAACGTCCAGTGGGTGTGGTGCCCCAACGTCCCCTACACCGGCTCGACCGACCTGGCCGGGCTCTACCCGGGCGACGGGTACGTGGACCTCGTGGGCCTCGACGGCTACAACTGGGGAACCACGCAGTCCTGGGGAAGCACGTGGGTCATGCCGGACGCGCTGTTCGGGCAGGGCCTGTCCGAGCTCGCGGCGATCGCGCCGTCCAAGAGGGTCCTGATCGCCGAGACCGCCTCTGCCGAGCAGGGCGGGGACAAGGCCACCTGGAACCAGGCCCTCATCCAGTACCTTTCCGCGAACTCCAGCATCATGGGCTTCGCCTGGTTCGACCTCAACAAGGAAGTGGACTGGCGGATCGACAGTTCCTCGTCCTCCGCGTCCGCCTTCGCCGCCGCCCTCGCAGCGAGGCCGTAG
- a CDS encoding LacI family DNA-binding transcriptional regulator, producing the protein MAVTISDVAAAAGVSKGAVSLALNGQKGVGEETRSRILAVARGLGWTPSLRAKGLASSRSFAIGLILERDPRLLGTDPFFAGFIAGIETVLAAHEYTLVLAVAHGEAAEAGYRKLAAGRVDGFILTDLRTDDPRVELLKGFGLPAVTLNRPVIDSPFPAVCMDGSESVKEAVRHLVSLGHRRIAHVGGPQGFVHGRGRRLAWTEAMAEAGLEPALFLEADFTAEAGVEATAQLLALAEPPTAIVYANDLMATAGQSKAQTLGFSVPEDLSIVGYDNAEFAQYLNPPLTTIAADPIPWGHEAATALLSLIHGSSTGEDIIMPPPRLIVRASTGPAPVTADA; encoded by the coding sequence GTGGCAGTAACGATCAGTGATGTCGCGGCTGCTGCCGGCGTCAGCAAGGGCGCGGTGTCCCTGGCCCTGAACGGGCAGAAGGGCGTCGGAGAGGAGACCCGGAGCCGGATCCTGGCCGTCGCGCGAGGGCTGGGGTGGACACCGAGCCTGAGGGCCAAGGGATTGGCCTCTTCGCGGTCCTTCGCCATCGGGCTGATCCTCGAGCGCGACCCGCGGCTGCTGGGAACCGACCCGTTCTTCGCCGGCTTCATCGCCGGGATCGAGACCGTGCTCGCGGCCCATGAGTACACCCTGGTCCTGGCAGTGGCGCACGGGGAAGCGGCAGAGGCGGGCTACCGCAAGCTCGCGGCGGGACGGGTGGACGGCTTCATCCTCACCGACCTCCGCACGGACGATCCGCGAGTGGAACTCCTCAAGGGCTTCGGGCTTCCCGCCGTGACCCTCAATCGACCGGTCATCGATTCGCCCTTCCCGGCGGTCTGCATGGACGGAAGCGAGAGCGTCAAGGAGGCCGTGCGCCATCTGGTCAGCCTCGGCCACCGGCGCATCGCCCACGTCGGCGGGCCGCAGGGGTTCGTGCACGGGCGCGGCCGCAGGCTCGCCTGGACCGAGGCGATGGCGGAGGCGGGCCTCGAGCCTGCGCTGTTCCTCGAAGCCGACTTCACGGCGGAGGCAGGCGTGGAAGCCACTGCCCAGCTCCTGGCCCTTGCGGAGCCGCCGACCGCGATCGTCTACGCGAATGACCTCATGGCGACCGCGGGCCAATCGAAGGCCCAGACGCTCGGCTTCTCGGTCCCGGAGGACCTATCGATCGTGGGCTACGACAACGCGGAGTTCGCGCAGTACCTCAATCCCCCTCTGACCACTATCGCTGCCGATCCCATTCCGTGGGGGCACGAGGCCGCGACAGCGCTCCTCTCGCTCATCCACGGCAGCAGTACCGGCGAGGACATCATCATGCCCCCGCCACGCCTCATCGTACGGGCATCGACGGGACCGGCCCCGGTCACCGCTGACGCCTGA
- a CDS encoding extracellular solute-binding protein, which translates to MVRAITPARILSAAAVAVLGASLAACGGGGASSAQSAAAAKGPIKIWYSNNAAEVKWGKEMVSAWNAAHPDQQVEGQEIPAGKSSEEVIGAAISAGSAPCLVFNTAPAAVPQFQKQGGLVPLDSFPDAAQYIKDRTGALADQYKSADGKFYQLPWKSNPVVLFYNKDLFKKAGLDPEHPQLATQQQFLDTARALVKSGAVKTAVWPSPASDFYQSWFDFYPFYAAATGGTQLVKDGKATFDDDQGKQVATLFQTLYKENLASKETYQGDSFGEGKSAMALAGPWAIEAYKGKVNWGAVPIPAPQQQDKVSTFSDAKNVAMYSACKNRGTAWDVLKFATSKDEDGKLLQETGQMPMRQGLTTAYADYFAKNPSYSQFADQASRTVEVPNVSNSVQVWQTFRDAWSKSVIFGNQSIDDAFHGASDKINQLVSQK; encoded by the coding sequence ATGGTGCGTGCGATCACGCCTGCCCGAATTCTGTCCGCTGCCGCTGTCGCGGTCCTCGGAGCCAGCCTCGCAGCCTGCGGCGGCGGCGGCGCCTCGTCGGCCCAGTCGGCCGCCGCGGCCAAGGGCCCCATCAAAATCTGGTACTCGAACAACGCCGCCGAAGTGAAGTGGGGCAAGGAGATGGTCTCCGCCTGGAACGCGGCGCACCCCGATCAGCAGGTCGAGGGGCAGGAGATCCCTGCCGGCAAGAGCTCCGAGGAAGTCATCGGCGCGGCAATCTCTGCCGGGAGCGCGCCGTGCCTGGTGTTCAACACGGCGCCCGCAGCAGTCCCGCAGTTCCAGAAGCAGGGCGGACTCGTCCCGTTGGACTCCTTCCCTGATGCCGCGCAGTACATCAAGGACCGTACCGGGGCGCTGGCGGACCAGTACAAGTCCGCCGACGGCAAGTTCTACCAGCTGCCGTGGAAGTCGAACCCGGTGGTGCTGTTCTACAACAAGGACCTGTTCAAGAAGGCCGGCCTGGACCCCGAGCACCCGCAGCTGGCCACCCAGCAGCAGTTCCTCGACACCGCCCGGGCGCTGGTGAAGTCCGGGGCCGTCAAGACCGCCGTCTGGCCGTCTCCCGCGAGCGACTTCTACCAGTCCTGGTTCGACTTCTACCCGTTCTACGCCGCGGCCACGGGCGGCACCCAGCTGGTCAAGGACGGCAAGGCGACCTTCGACGACGACCAGGGCAAGCAGGTCGCGACCCTGTTCCAGACCCTCTACAAGGAGAACCTGGCCTCGAAGGAGACCTACCAGGGTGACTCCTTCGGAGAAGGCAAGTCCGCGATGGCCCTGGCCGGTCCGTGGGCGATCGAAGCCTACAAGGGCAAGGTCAACTGGGGCGCCGTGCCGATCCCCGCCCCGCAGCAGCAGGACAAGGTCTCGACCTTCTCGGACGCGAAGAACGTTGCCATGTACTCGGCCTGCAAGAACCGGGGCACGGCGTGGGATGTCCTCAAGTTCGCGACCAGCAAGGACGAGGACGGCAAGCTCCTCCAGGAGACCGGCCAGATGCCGATGCGCCAGGGGCTCACCACGGCCTACGCGGACTACTTCGCGAAGAACCCGTCCTACAGCCAGTTCGCCGACCAGGCCTCGCGCACGGTCGAGGTCCCCAATGTCTCCAACTCGGTCCAGGTGTGGCAGACGTTCCGCGACGCCTGGTCGAAGTCCGTGATCTTCGGCAACCAGAGCATCGACGATGCGTTCCATGGCGCCTCGGACAAGATCAACCAGCTCGTGTCGCAGAAGTAG